The Treponema medium genome has a window encoding:
- a CDS encoding alpha-L-fucosidase, producing the protein MKTSLYTEHQLQTIQRWQNLQFGMFIHFGLYSLAGGCWKGQPVRRGYCEQILSHGELPQADYEALLHEFLIPDFNAEAIVRLAKAAGMRYVVVTSKHHDGFCLFNTKTTSYNSMNAACKRDIVAELSAACKKEGLAFGVYFSLIDWHCPDALPISAHNSDHISPKHHEYNCAQLTELLTNYGEICELWLDMGYPTAEQSQDMYALVHSLQKHIMINGRIWNDMGDFATLPDNAMPELPVNEYELNIPWQTPASIYKETWGYKSWQERGSIDEKIAELTGSLRRVVSGGGNYLLNIGPDNTGKVIPFEKEVLEGIGRNLRETPLPPAHSFGRDEGQTAAFHVPPIQAEKDGSFRLTVCTNLFRYTGGEYYTLRPIITGKRWRLAVPPESTQTVFLLGWKCVAPLKEDIKLCFEDDDTRLYFSLRKGKTCGLISSCYRLPQNRRICTLELSTVGAPHCRGELIPDSMVLTLEKAE; encoded by the coding sequence ATGAAAACAAGTTTATATACGGAACATCAATTACAGACAATACAGAGGTGGCAAAACCTGCAATTCGGTATGTTTATCCACTTCGGCCTCTACTCGCTTGCGGGAGGCTGCTGGAAGGGACAGCCCGTCAGAAGGGGGTATTGTGAACAAATACTTTCGCACGGGGAGCTGCCGCAAGCCGACTATGAAGCTTTACTGCATGAATTTCTCATACCCGATTTCAATGCGGAAGCGATTGTTCGCCTCGCCAAAGCTGCCGGAATGCGTTATGTAGTGGTTACCTCGAAGCATCATGACGGCTTTTGTCTTTTTAATACAAAAACTACATCTTATAATAGTATGAATGCGGCTTGTAAGCGGGATATCGTTGCCGAACTCAGTGCGGCTTGTAAAAAAGAAGGGCTTGCGTTCGGAGTATATTTTTCACTCATCGACTGGCATTGCCCTGATGCTCTTCCGATAAGCGCTCATAATTCCGACCATATTTCGCCAAAACACCATGAATATAACTGTGCTCAGTTAACCGAACTGCTGACAAACTACGGCGAGATTTGCGAATTATGGCTCGATATGGGATACCCGACTGCCGAACAATCACAAGATATGTATGCGCTTGTGCATTCACTTCAAAAACACATTATGATTAACGGGCGTATATGGAACGATATGGGCGACTTTGCTACACTCCCTGATAATGCAATGCCCGAATTGCCGGTGAATGAATACGAATTAAACATCCCATGGCAAACACCGGCTTCTATTTATAAAGAAACATGGGGGTATAAAAGCTGGCAGGAACGCGGCAGCATTGATGAAAAAATTGCCGAATTAACCGGAAGTTTACGCCGTGTCGTATCCGGCGGCGGTAACTACCTTCTGAATATCGGGCCGGATAATACCGGTAAGGTTATTCCTTTTGAAAAAGAAGTCTTAGAGGGGATCGGCCGCAATTTACGCGAAACCCCTCTTCCGCCCGCGCACAGTTTCGGTAGGGATGAAGGTCAAACCGCAGCGTTTCATGTTCCCCCTATTCAAGCAGAAAAAGACGGTTCTTTCCGGTTGACCGTTTGTACAAACCTCTTTCGCTATACGGGCGGTGAATACTATACCCTGCGGCCGATTATAACGGGAAAACGCTGGAGATTGGCTGTTCCACCTGAATCTACCCAAACGGTCTTTCTGTTGGGCTGGAAGTGTGTCGCTCCTCTAAAAGAAGATATAAAGCTCTGCTTTGAAGATGACGATACACGGCTGTATTTTTCGCTTCGCAAGGGAAAAACATGCGGTCTTATCAGCTCCTGCTACCGCTTACCGCAAAACCGCCGTATATGCACACTGGAGCTTTCCACCGTTGGGGCACCCCACTGCCGCGGGGAACTCATCCCTGACAGCATGGTGCTGACCTTGGAAAAAGCCGAGTAA